A single Nicotiana tabacum cultivar K326 chromosome 5, ASM71507v2, whole genome shotgun sequence DNA region contains:
- the LOC107798647 gene encoding small heat shock protein, chloroplastic: MAHCLSRFSISQPFPFSVNNPKFSYYSVPISSRGCNNKVKAMSVDERHNLEKNKHQSQQPIKRSPQMAPVGLWDRFPTARTVQQMMDTMDRIMEDPFALNGNWVAEEDVGYRRGRTPWEIKESEGEYKIRFDMPGMTKEDVKVWVEEKMLVVKAEKVAKKISEEEWSAKSYGKYSTRIALPENVEFEKIKAEVKDGVLYITIPKAGSNPKIFDINVE, translated from the exons ATGGCTCACTGCTTATCAAGATTTTCAATTTCTCAACCTTTTCCATTTTCTGTCAACAATCCAAAATTTTCCTACTACTCTGTTCCAATATCTAGTAGAGGTTGTAATAACAAAGTGAAGGCCATGTCAGTTGATGAAAGACACAATCTTGAAAAGAACAAGCACCAATCTCAGCAACCCATAAAGAGATCACCCCAAATGGCCCCTGTTG GGTTGTGGGATAGGTTCCCAACAGCAAGGACAGTGCAACAAATGATGGACACAATGGACAGAATCATGGAAGACCCTTTTGCTTTAAATGGAAATTGGGTTGCAGAAGAAGATGTTGGGTACAGAAGAGGAAGGACACCATGGGAGATAAAGGAAAGTGAAGGAGAATACAAAATAAGATTTGATATGCCAGGCATGACCAAAGAAGATGTGAAGGTTTGGGTAGAAGAGAAAATGTTGGTTGTGAAAGCTGAGAAAGTGGCCAAGAAAATAAGTGAGGAAGAATGGTCTGCTAAGAGCTATGGAAAGTATAGTACAAGAATTGCATTGCCTGAGAATGTTGAGTTTGAGAAGATTAAGGCTGAGGTTAAAGATGGTGTCTTGTACATTACTATACCAAAGGCTGGTAGTAATCCCAAGATTTTTGACATTAATGTTGAATGA